One region of Microbacterium rhizosphaerae genomic DNA includes:
- the smpB gene encoding SsrA-binding protein SmpB, whose protein sequence is MPRERGEKVVATNRRARHEYTIEKTYEAGLVLTGTEVKSLRQGRANLTDGYAYIDGGEAYLDAVHIPEYSQGHWTNHASKRTRKLLLHKEEIVKLSHAISAGGYTLIPLRLYFSDGRAKVELAVAKGKREYEKRQTIREREDKREAERAMRTRNRVGD, encoded by the coding sequence TCGCGACCAATCGACGCGCGCGCCACGAGTACACGATCGAGAAGACGTACGAGGCGGGACTCGTGCTCACGGGCACCGAGGTCAAGTCGCTGCGTCAAGGGCGGGCGAATCTCACCGACGGCTACGCGTACATCGACGGCGGCGAGGCGTACCTCGACGCCGTGCACATCCCGGAGTACTCGCAGGGGCACTGGACGAACCATGCCTCCAAGCGCACGCGCAAGCTCCTCCTGCACAAGGAGGAGATCGTGAAGCTCTCGCACGCGATCTCCGCCGGCGGCTACACGCTCATCCCGCTCCGGCTGTACTTCTCCGACGGTCGCGCGAAGGTCGAGCTGGCCGTCGCCAAGGGCAAGCGCGAGTACGAGAAGCGCCAGACGATCCGCGAGCGCGAGGACAAGCGCGAGGCCGAGCGCGCCATGCGCACACGCAACCGCGTCGGCGACTGA